Proteins from one Mesotoga infera genomic window:
- a CDS encoding ABC transporter substrate-binding protein: MKRVLVCVVLLLGVLGLSLQTVAITAIVEHPALDAVREGIIDVLIENGFKDGENIKIDFQSAQGSVSTAVAIAKQFISLNPAVMIGIATPSAQALVNATKTIPIVFSAVTDPVSANLVPSFGKNPGNVVGISDMTPVKTQIQLLKLAIPDVKTIGIIYNSGEANSVTIRQFAKEACDALGLNIIDITGSTTVEMIASLNAQIKDVDAIYIGTDNTAASSMESISTVALREKVAIVAADIDIARTGGLIGFGFNYYQIGRSTGDLVVQILNGVSPSELETKILGQESLILFVNTDIAEQLAINIPQSILDRADLVVEDGVEKTR; encoded by the coding sequence ATGAAGCGGGTTCTTGTATGTGTGGTACTACTTTTAGGTGTTCTTGGATTATCGTTGCAAACGGTGGCGATCACGGCGATAGTGGAGCATCCGGCTTTGGATGCAGTCAGGGAGGGAATCATCGATGTTTTGATCGAAAACGGCTTCAAGGATGGGGAGAACATCAAGATCGATTTCCAAAGCGCTCAGGGTTCAGTTTCTACGGCAGTAGCTATTGCGAAGCAGTTTATCTCCCTAAACCCTGCGGTGATGATAGGAATAGCGACACCTTCCGCCCAGGCTCTAGTTAACGCAACAAAAACGATTCCCATTGTCTTCAGTGCAGTGACCGATCCAGTAAGTGCAAACCTCGTACCTTCCTTCGGAAAAAATCCCGGTAATGTGGTAGGAATAAGCGATATGACTCCCGTGAAGACGCAGATTCAACTCTTGAAACTTGCCATTCCCGACGTCAAGACGATTGGCATCATCTATAACTCGGGAGAGGCCAACTCTGTGACAATTAGGCAGTTTGCAAAAGAGGCCTGTGATGCTCTTGGATTGAACATCATAGATATAACCGGGTCAACAACTGTCGAAATGATTGCCTCGCTAAACGCCCAAATAAAAGATGTAGATGCAATATACATAGGAACAGACAACACAGCTGCATCCAGTATGGAGTCGATCTCCACCGTCGCACTGAGAGAAAAAGTTGCCATAGTCGCCGCAGACATCGATATAGCGAGAACCGGAGGATTGATCGGTTTTGGTTTCAATTACTATCAGATAGGCAGATCTACCGGAGACCTCGTGGTTCAGATTCTGAACGGCGTCAGCCCGTCGGAACTTGAGACCAAGATTCTCGGACAGGAATCGCTTATACTTTTCGTCAATACAGACATAGCCGAACAGCTTGCGATAAACATTCCACAATCAATACTTGACAGGGCAGACCTGGTAGTTGAAGACGGCGTAGAAAAAACAAGGTGA
- a CDS encoding NAD(P)/FAD-dependent oxidoreductase, with protein MTRTVTVVGAGPAGLAAARILGREGVDFILIDSKSFPRYKGCGGGLTPRSIRVLGEIFPEIEPGGFETREISFRNVDEGVARDLVTYISKRPLFFTVDRKELDHSLLKSVIDRGGNFAVSKVREIEKTDGGFLVKGENLEIESKFVIVAGGVFGAKLANLEPPAYGIVYHGYSSPTGSASITFVQDGYLWKFPGESFDSIGGGVYPDAQNVPAYEEMEMLIKRTFDEDVELTGTPIPLFKMEKVLELNKAFEGLFFAGDSAGLVDNWTGEGIDFALDSGRQAALSIVEDGIKGKTAGQRYLERLYPIVKHLQIADSFRRRFHADLQKNVLLLKSRRSARIFMNYISRYAENVSLLVFKSFFTGGIHQRST; from the coding sequence ATGACTAGAACGGTAACCGTCGTGGGTGCCGGACCGGCCGGCTTGGCCGCCGCGAGGATTCTTGGCAGGGAAGGCGTCGACTTCATTCTTATCGATTCGAAGTCCTTTCCCCGTTACAAAGGCTGCGGAGGAGGTCTGACTCCACGCTCTATTAGAGTTCTCGGAGAGATCTTCCCTGAGATCGAGCCAGGAGGCTTCGAAACGAGAGAGATTTCGTTTAGAAACGTCGACGAGGGCGTGGCCAGAGATTTAGTGACATATATTTCGAAGCGTCCTTTGTTTTTTACGGTTGATCGCAAAGAGTTAGATCACTCTCTTCTAAAATCAGTGATAGATAGGGGAGGGAATTTTGCCGTCTCCAAGGTCCGCGAAATTGAAAAAACTGATGGTGGTTTTCTAGTCAAAGGCGAAAACCTCGAGATCGAAAGTAAGTTCGTTATCGTTGCAGGAGGTGTGTTCGGAGCAAAGCTGGCAAATCTGGAACCTCCGGCATACGGGATAGTCTATCACGGTTACAGTTCGCCTACAGGAAGTGCCTCCATAACTTTTGTGCAGGATGGCTACCTCTGGAAGTTTCCAGGAGAATCCTTCGACTCTATCGGTGGCGGTGTATATCCAGATGCACAGAATGTACCGGCTTACGAAGAGATGGAGATGCTTATAAAAAGAACCTTCGACGAAGACGTAGAGCTTACCGGCACCCCTATACCGCTTTTCAAGATGGAGAAGGTTCTCGAGCTGAACAAAGCTTTCGAGGGACTTTTCTTTGCAGGTGACAGTGCGGGTCTTGTAGATAACTGGACGGGTGAGGGGATAGATTTCGCCCTCGATTCTGGAAGACAGGCCGCCTTGTCGATCGTGGAAGACGGAATCAAAGGTAAGACCGCCGGTCAAAGATATCTGGAGAGGTTATACCCGATCGTGAAGCATCTCCAGATCGCAGATTCCTTTAGAAGACGGTTTCACGCCGACCTTCAGAAAAACGTTCTTCTTCTCAAGAGCAGGCGTTCAGCCAGGATTTTCATGAATTACATTTCCCGGTACGCGGAAAATGTATCCCTTTTGGTTTTCAAGAGCTTTTTCACCGGCGGAATACACCAAAGATCAACATAA
- a CDS encoding ABC transporter permease, producing MNDLPSFVISTLQATVRAGTPLLFAVLGTIFTERSGVMNLGLEGLMLVGAIGGFMASYNTSSLVVAILVAMLAGAVLGFIHAFFTVTLKINQIVSGLAITMLGTGISGLWGKDYIGVIARRFEPVKIPLLSDIPYIGRIFFEHDLLVYISFLLVPVMWFVIYKTRAGMTLRAVGESPDAADAKGINVFAVRYLFTILGASITAIGGAYLSLAYNSMWIENMTAGRGWIAIALVLFATWDPFKSLIGAYLFGGITALGLRLQAIGAHISPDFLKMLPYLLTIAVLFFTSTDTLKRKVGAPASLGIPYSREDRT from the coding sequence GTGAATGATCTACCCTCCTTTGTAATATCCACTTTACAGGCAACAGTAAGGGCAGGAACGCCTCTTCTCTTTGCCGTTCTGGGTACGATCTTCACCGAGAGGTCTGGCGTGATGAATCTCGGCCTTGAAGGTCTGATGTTGGTTGGAGCGATAGGAGGTTTTATGGCGTCCTACAATACGTCGAGCCTGGTCGTGGCCATTCTGGTGGCCATGCTGGCCGGCGCCGTGCTTGGATTCATACATGCCTTTTTCACGGTTACACTCAAGATCAACCAGATCGTGAGCGGACTGGCAATCACAATGCTTGGCACCGGAATCAGCGGACTGTGGGGTAAGGACTACATAGGAGTTATAGCCAGAAGGTTCGAACCCGTAAAGATTCCACTGCTTTCAGACATTCCTTATATAGGCAGGATATTTTTCGAGCATGATCTGCTTGTCTATATAAGCTTCCTACTCGTCCCGGTCATGTGGTTCGTGATATACAAAACAAGAGCCGGTATGACGCTCAGGGCGGTCGGAGAATCGCCTGATGCCGCCGATGCCAAAGGAATCAACGTTTTTGCAGTCAGATACCTTTTCACGATTCTCGGAGCCTCTATAACGGCAATCGGTGGTGCCTATCTGTCTCTGGCCTACAACTCGATGTGGATAGAAAACATGACGGCCGGAAGAGGATGGATTGCCATCGCACTGGTGCTGTTCGCCACCTGGGATCCCTTCAAGTCTCTAATCGGTGCTTATCTCTTCGGTGGTATAACAGCCCTGGGGCTGAGGCTCCAGGCCATCGGCGCCCATATCTCTCCCGATTTCTTGAAGATGTTGCCTTACCTCCTCACGATAGCAGTTCTCTTCTTCACCTCTACCGACACTTTAAAAAGAAAGGTCGGCGCTCCAGCTTCACTTGGGATACCTTATTCTAGGGAGGATAGAACGTAA
- a CDS encoding urocanate hydratase, with the protein MTIKLDDHLPPELFFEPSIRRAPKRELNLNRAEIELALKNALRYIPDELHERLAPEFLQELLTRGRIYGYRYRPQGRIKGRPIEEYRGNCIEGKAFQVMIDNNLDFDVALYPYELVTYGETGQVCQNWMQYRLIKRYLEELTDEQTLVVMSGHPLGLFKSHRYSPRVIITNALMVGMFDNQQEWIRAQALGVANYGQMTAGGWMYIGPQGIVHGTFNTILNAGRMKLGIPEDGDLKGHLFVSSGLGGMSGAQGKAVRIAGGVGIIAEVDISRIKTRLEQGWIDSLAWSPKESFRIAAEKLASGESHAVAFHGNIVDLLQYAVDEKIPVELLSDQTSCHVPYDGGYCPQGLSFEERTEMLASDKKRFRRLVDDSLRKHFDLIKTLVERGTYFFDYGNSFMKAVFDAGVKEIARNGRDTSEGFIFPSYVEDIMGPMLFDYGYGPFRWVCLSGLREDLLKTDRAAMECIDPNRRGQDRDNYIWIRDADRNGLVVGTQARILYQDAEGRKKIALKFNEMVRKGEIGPVMLGRDHHDTGGTDSPFRETSNIKDGSNIMADMATQCFAGNAARGMSLIALHNGGGVGIGKAINGGFGLVLDGSERVDEIISTSMPWDVMGGVARRAWARNKNAIETSIEFNRSAGGKSHITLPYMVEQELIDRVLKSVKE; encoded by the coding sequence ATGACGATAAAGCTGGACGATCATCTTCCGCCGGAGCTTTTCTTCGAGCCATCTATAAGGAGGGCTCCGAAGAGGGAGTTAAATCTCAACCGGGCCGAAATCGAACTGGCCCTCAAGAACGCTCTCAGGTACATTCCTGACGAACTCCATGAAAGGTTGGCTCCGGAATTCCTGCAGGAGCTGTTGACACGGGGCAGGATTTATGGTTATAGATATAGACCGCAGGGCAGGATAAAAGGAAGACCCATAGAGGAATACAGGGGCAACTGCATAGAAGGGAAGGCTTTCCAGGTGATGATAGACAACAACCTGGACTTCGATGTCGCGCTCTATCCGTATGAACTCGTCACTTACGGAGAGACCGGCCAGGTTTGCCAGAACTGGATGCAATACAGACTTATAAAGAGATACCTGGAGGAGCTGACCGACGAGCAGACGCTTGTGGTCATGTCGGGTCACCCTCTTGGTCTCTTCAAGTCTCACCGGTACAGCCCAAGGGTCATTATCACCAACGCCCTTATGGTCGGGATGTTTGACAATCAGCAAGAATGGATACGGGCGCAGGCACTGGGTGTGGCCAATTACGGACAGATGACGGCCGGCGGCTGGATGTACATAGGTCCTCAAGGGATCGTCCACGGCACTTTCAACACCATTCTCAACGCCGGGAGAATGAAGCTGGGCATACCCGAAGATGGCGACTTGAAAGGCCACCTCTTTGTGTCGTCGGGTTTGGGTGGCATGAGCGGCGCGCAGGGGAAGGCAGTGCGTATCGCCGGAGGAGTCGGTATTATTGCGGAGGTCGATATCTCGAGGATAAAAACACGTCTCGAGCAGGGTTGGATCGATTCTCTCGCCTGGAGTCCAAAAGAGTCCTTCAGGATCGCAGCCGAAAAACTGGCTTCCGGTGAGAGCCACGCGGTGGCTTTCCATGGAAACATCGTGGATCTTCTGCAGTACGCGGTGGATGAAAAGATACCCGTAGAACTGCTCTCGGATCAGACTTCCTGTCACGTGCCGTACGATGGCGGCTACTGCCCTCAGGGGCTGAGTTTCGAGGAGCGGACGGAGATGCTGGCCTCCGACAAAAAGAGATTCAGAAGGCTTGTGGACGATTCTCTCAGAAAACACTTCGACCTCATAAAGACGTTGGTAGAGAGGGGGACATATTTCTTCGATTACGGCAATTCCTTCATGAAGGCCGTCTTCGATGCGGGTGTAAAAGAGATAGCAAGGAACGGCCGCGATACTTCCGAAGGCTTCATTTTCCCCTCTTACGTCGAGGATATAATGGGACCTATGCTCTTCGATTACGGGTATGGTCCATTCAGATGGGTCTGCCTGAGTGGCTTGAGGGAAGACCTTCTAAAGACCGACCGGGCTGCCATGGAGTGCATAGATCCTAACAGGCGCGGTCAGGACAGGGACAATTATATTTGGATCAGAGACGCCGACAGAAATGGGTTGGTGGTCGGGACGCAGGCCAGGATTCTCTACCAGGACGCCGAAGGCCGGAAGAAAATAGCGCTCAAGTTCAACGAAATGGTCAGAAAGGGGGAGATAGGACCGGTGATGCTGGGCAGAGACCATCACGATACCGGAGGAACCGACTCGCCCTTCAGAGAAACCTCCAATATAAAGGACGGAAGCAATATTATGGCCGACATGGCGACCCAGTGCTTCGCCGGAAACGCCGCCAGGGGAATGAGTCTGATCGCCCTCCACAACGGAGGCGGCGTAGGGATAGGCAAGGCCATAAACGGTGGATTTGGCCTGGTGCTGGATGGTAGCGAGAGAGTCGATGAGATAATCTCGACGTCCATGCCCTGGGACGTGATGGGCGGCGTCGCCCGGAGGGCATGGGCCAGGAACAAGAATGCCATCGAGACATCAATCGAGTTCAACAGGTCTGCCGGGGGAAAATCACACATAACTCTGCCTTACATGGTCGAGCAGGAACTCA
- a CDS encoding ABC transporter ATP-binding protein — MVEFKNLTVTYNQGLENQKVALEEVNMKILEGQFITIVGPNGAGKSTLLKVILGEVKPTEGLYMIDGKVMNNMKPHKLACFIGRVYQDPNTGIFPALTIAENLIIASKKGGRSMKFSKVKEEAISLLANLGLGLETRLKTKAGELSGGQKQSLAMVMAILSRPRLLLLDEHTAALDPVSAQKVMELTQRINREYDVTIVMITHNMEFANAYGERLLRLIDGRVAQDGVRDLKTKAVAALC; from the coding sequence ATGGTCGAATTCAAAAATCTCACAGTGACATACAACCAGGGCCTGGAAAATCAGAAAGTTGCTCTTGAAGAAGTGAATATGAAGATACTCGAAGGCCAGTTCATAACGATTGTAGGACCCAACGGGGCCGGAAAATCGACTCTCCTCAAAGTCATACTTGGCGAAGTCAAACCGACGGAAGGTCTCTATATGATAGACGGCAAAGTAATGAACAACATGAAACCGCACAAACTGGCCTGCTTCATAGGGAGAGTCTATCAGGATCCGAATACCGGTATCTTTCCGGCTCTGACAATAGCGGAGAATCTCATAATAGCTTCTAAAAAGGGTGGGCGTTCTATGAAGTTCAGCAAAGTGAAGGAAGAGGCCATCTCCCTTCTTGCAAATCTTGGTCTGGGACTTGAAACGCGCCTCAAGACAAAGGCCGGTGAGCTGTCGGGTGGCCAGAAACAATCTTTGGCAATGGTAATGGCGATCCTGTCACGACCGAGATTGCTTCTTCTGGATGAACACACGGCCGCCCTGGATCCGGTAAGCGCGCAGAAGGTAATGGAGCTGACCCAGAGGATAAACAGAGAGTACGACGTCACGATAGTGATGATAACCCATAATATGGAGTTCGCCAACGCCTACGGTGAAAGGCTTTTAAGGCTGATCGACGGAAGAGTTGCCCAGGATGGTGTCAGAGATCTCAAAACGAAGGCCGTCGCCGCGTTATGTTGA
- a CDS encoding ABC transporter permease has product MAILEQGLIIGLMALGVYISFRIVDLPDLTTDGSFALGAAVAVRALVTGIPAWLAITLAAIFGAVAGSITGMIHRKFKVNVLLAGILVMTMLYSVNLRVMGGPNLPVPRVVAEKSTQSFEEMSGGTGLEDLFGELEIKTQERALKTGSVVKNIFNNDLNGSDLLLIILIISTVIILLTIILRSDPGMLLRAFGSNPSGIVAFGVSQDTLAVVGLTMSNFIVGLSGGLFALYSGFSDATIGQGMVVTGLASVIMGEILLGRVKFFYGLLSPIIGGVIYQMLLSLAMRYGYRIGFLASDMKLLTAVFIIVVIGVRQISTSDGKRKVKQEVKRLWSNSKISQ; this is encoded by the coding sequence ATGGCGATATTGGAACAGGGACTGATTATTGGCCTCATGGCCCTGGGAGTCTATATCTCTTTCAGAATAGTTGATCTTCCCGACTTGACGACAGACGGCTCTTTCGCCCTCGGAGCCGCCGTCGCCGTTAGAGCTTTGGTTACCGGAATACCCGCCTGGTTAGCGATTACGCTGGCGGCTATATTTGGAGCGGTGGCTGGAAGTATTACGGGAATGATACATAGGAAGTTCAAGGTCAACGTTCTGCTGGCCGGAATCCTAGTCATGACAATGCTTTATTCGGTGAATCTCAGGGTCATGGGAGGCCCTAATCTCCCCGTTCCAAGAGTAGTAGCGGAAAAAAGCACACAGAGTTTCGAAGAGATGAGTGGCGGCACCGGTCTTGAAGATCTGTTCGGAGAGTTAGAAATCAAAACGCAGGAACGCGCCCTCAAGACCGGTTCTGTTGTCAAAAACATCTTCAACAACGATCTGAACGGTTCAGATTTGCTTCTCATAATTCTTATAATATCGACCGTGATAATACTCCTTACGATTATCCTCAGATCCGACCCGGGAATGTTGCTAAGGGCTTTCGGCAGTAACCCATCGGGAATAGTAGCGTTTGGCGTTTCCCAGGATACACTTGCCGTGGTAGGTCTGACCATGTCAAACTTTATCGTTGGATTGAGCGGTGGACTTTTCGCCCTGTACAGTGGTTTCTCAGATGCAACGATCGGCCAGGGCATGGTCGTAACGGGACTGGCGTCGGTTATTATGGGTGAGATACTTCTGGGTAGGGTAAAGTTTTTCTATGGTCTTCTCTCGCCCATAATCGGCGGAGTAATATATCAGATGCTTCTTTCACTGGCGATGAGGTACGGTTACAGGATCGGATTCCTGGCAAGCGATATGAAGCTTCTGACTGCCGTATTCATAATAGTTGTAATAGGTGTGCGTCAGATATCCACATCTGATGGAAAAAGGAAAGTGAAACAGGAGGTGAAAAGATTATGGTCGAATTCAAAAATCTCACAGTGA
- a CDS encoding MFS transporter yields MDIKRVFSSISSYGFFLFGFTSIILGSALPAIEKSFGIDHQIAGVLLSLPTIAFMLSAIVVSTLANRVGPFKLLTMGISFITGSLVLLSIGRSFLLLLIGSMTLSFGTGATETSIGIGVSGLKYRKPGSALNLMHSLFAVGSIISPFIVAGFLVDYNSWWKPFFVALFAAIPLLFFTPMLYRIPYTGTDEKISRHKKELFSQKIFWLILAGVFLYVAYEIGFTSWLSSFVFESKGIELRYASIFPALLWTGILVGRLVAGIVVEKLGYELSLLFMTVIAFLSFGAALAMKSALWIGVAVVLAGFGFSGTFPTLQAILISRMKNGIAFALGLFTVASSLGGAMANYLVGFLGQIFGMYAGIIFILALIALEIVVALMIMRLKVKTND; encoded by the coding sequence ATGGATATTAAGAGGGTTTTCAGCTCGATTTCGTCGTACGGTTTTTTTCTATTCGGGTTCACTTCGATAATACTCGGAAGTGCACTTCCCGCGATCGAGAAGAGCTTCGGCATAGATCACCAGATAGCTGGAGTTCTGCTTTCACTTCCGACAATCGCGTTCATGCTTTCGGCGATCGTGGTGAGTACTCTTGCAAACCGTGTGGGGCCTTTCAAGTTGCTTACGATGGGTATTTCTTTCATCACTGGTTCGCTGGTCCTACTCTCGATCGGAAGGAGTTTTTTACTGTTGCTCATAGGCAGCATGACTCTTAGCTTCGGGACGGGTGCCACGGAAACTTCGATCGGTATCGGCGTCTCCGGTCTTAAGTACAGGAAACCTGGAAGTGCTTTGAATCTCATGCATTCGCTGTTTGCCGTCGGTTCTATCATTTCTCCCTTCATTGTCGCCGGTTTTCTCGTAGATTACAATTCCTGGTGGAAGCCCTTTTTCGTTGCCCTTTTTGCGGCCATTCCTTTACTCTTTTTCACTCCGATGCTGTACAGGATCCCTTATACGGGAACGGATGAAAAGATCTCGCGCCATAAAAAGGAGCTCTTTTCGCAGAAGATCTTCTGGCTCATCCTGGCCGGGGTTTTTCTGTATGTTGCCTACGAGATAGGTTTCACCTCCTGGCTTTCGAGTTTCGTGTTCGAGTCGAAAGGTATCGAGTTGAGGTATGCCAGTATCTTTCCGGCACTTCTATGGACCGGCATACTGGTAGGGCGATTGGTCGCCGGCATAGTGGTCGAAAAACTTGGATATGAGCTCTCTCTTTTGTTTATGACAGTTATCGCGTTTCTATCATTCGGTGCTGCGTTGGCAATGAAATCTGCTTTGTGGATCGGAGTGGCCGTGGTCTTAGCTGGATTCGGTTTTTCCGGCACTTTCCCGACCCTGCAGGCTATTCTCATATCACGTATGAAGAACGGAATAGCTTTCGCGCTTGGCCTTTTTACGGTTGCCTCTTCACTCGGTGGTGCCATGGCAAACTACTTGGTAGGTTTTCTCGGACAGATCTTCGGTATGTACGCAGGTATAATATTCATACTTGCACTGATAGCGCTGGAGATAGTTGTGGCATTGATGATAATGAGATTGAAGGTGAAGACCAATGACTAG